The window TCGACATAATAGAGCTGTGGTTTGCCGCTGGTGACCACATTCATCAAGGCAACCGGTGTGTACTCTTTGACCGAAATGGCGATATCAGTCGGCCAGTTTCGTTTTATACTGACCTGACTCACCCAGGGATGCTTGCCGATGTTGTTGACCACCCTGGCCTGGTCCAGGCCCAGCAGACTGGTCTGGTACAGGGTTATGCCGGATAGCTGTCGGATCTCTTCTTCCGGAACAACCCTGCAACCCGAATACTGTATATTGCGTACCTTGAAAAAAGATAGATCCGCCAGCAACATCCCCACCCAACCGGGCCCACCGAGAGCGAGGAAAAGGCTGGAAACCACCAGCAAAACTGCTGCAGGCGCCAACCACACTTTCCTGGAATCTGCCAAGGTACCGCCCTGGGTGTACCTGTTATTTACATGCACCCGTTTTTTTCGAAACTTTTTGCTAACTATCTGCCATAATTGCTTTTTACTTTTGGCTTTGATCTCGGGCGTGGAGGCGAATTTATAGCCTCGCAGATCGCTGTTACTTGCGGTCTGTCCTTTTTTCCTCGACAGTAATTCACGCTTACACTGCCTTAGAAAATCGGAGAACTCATTGAGTTTTCTCCGTATTTGAAGCAACTTCAACTTCAGGGTCGCACCTCCGGATCAGTAGTATATTGCTTTCTCCATCCCTGTTATTTCTTGAGCAGCTCGAGCAATTGTTCGCCCACCCGCACAATATTTCCAGCACCCAGCGTCAACACCAGGTCTTCCTCACCGATATCACCCATGATGCTTTCAGCCATATTCTCCACCGAAGGGATGAACCGTGTGTGTCGCTGGCCATGCCGCTCAATCTCTGCTAAAAGCGACTCACCGCTTACACCTTCTATGGGCTGCTCGCTTGCAGCGTAAATATCGGTAAGCACAAGCACATCGGCCTGGTGAAAGGCGGTGGTAAAATCTTTGAACAGCGCCTTGGTCCTGCTGTAACGATGTGGCTGAAAGAGCACCACCAGGCGTTTTTCCGGCCATGCCGCCTTGATCGCAGACAACGTGGCCCTGATTTCAGTTGGGTGGTGTCCATAATCATCAACAACCGTGATGCCCTTGACTTCACCTTTTTTCTGCATCCTTCGCTGCACACCTGCATAGCTGGTCAGTGCTTCAGCAATGGTACCAAATGGTATCTCAAGCTCCAGGCCAACACAGATTGCCGCCAATGCATTATAGACATTGTGCTTACCCGGTGGAGCGAGGTTGACCTCGCCTAGCATACCGCTCTGATCACTTACCGTGAAATGAACACGCCCATCTTTGAAATGAACATTTTCGGCATATACGTCTGCCTGGGAATTCAGACCGTATGTGATGATGCGTTTCCCTATCGTTGGCAGCAATTCCGCAATGTTTTCATCGTCAAGACAGAGAATAGCCGCTCCGTAAAACGGTATTTTATCGATGAAATCCAGAAATGCCTGTTTGATCTGGTCAAGGTTCTCGTAATAATCGAGATGTTCCAGATCGATATTTGTTACCACCTCAAGCACCGGCGACAGCTTCAGAAATGAACCGTCGCTCTCATCTGCTTCAGCGACCAGGAACTCCCCCTTGCCCAGTTTGGCGTTGCCGCCTAAGGCATCTACCTTGCCGCCAACCACAATAGTTGGATCAAGATTAGCCTGAGCCATCATCCAGCTCACCATGGAGGTAGTCGATGTTTTGCCATGACTCCCGGCAATCGCAATGCCGAACTTTTTCAATCGCAT of the Desulfosediminicola ganghwensis genome contains:
- a CDS encoding cell division protein FtsQ/DivIB, which produces MKLLQIRRKLNEFSDFLRQCKRELLSRKKGQTASNSDLRGYKFASTPEIKAKSKKQLWQIVSKKFRKKRVHVNNRYTQGGTLADSRKVWLAPAAVLLVVSSLFLALGGPGWVGMLLADLSFFKVRNIQYSGCRVVPEEEIRQLSGITLYQTSLLGLDQARVVNNIGKHPWVSQVSIKRNWPTDIAISVKEYTPVALMNVVTSGKPQLYYVDRYGLPFLRVSAEDDVDFPVITGLDRVNDEQEKKAIFSDVYDFIRVVSQNNPNLPAQSVSEIHINERGELVVYLVDYKFPIFFGRGEIRQKYSRLLRVLDSLYRGRGKGVLLSGVEYIRMDYYNGKVLVAQSESS
- the murC gene encoding UDP-N-acetylmuramate--L-alanine ligase, whose product is MYRKNKHIHFVGIGGIGMSGIAELLLNLGYTVSGSDLYCSTITDRLATFGGIIFKGHQGGNIEGADVVVTSSAISAENPEVLEARKQHIPVIQRAEMLAELMRLKKFGIAIAGSHGKTSTTSMVSWMMAQANLDPTIVVGGKVDALGGNAKLGKGEFLVAEADESDGSFLKLSPVLEVVTNIDLEHLDYYENLDQIKQAFLDFIDKIPFYGAAILCLDDENIAELLPTIGKRIITYGLNSQADVYAENVHFKDGRVHFTVSDQSGMLGEVNLAPPGKHNVYNALAAICVGLELEIPFGTIAEALTSYAGVQRRMQKKGEVKGITVVDDYGHHPTEIRATLSAIKAAWPEKRLVVLFQPHRYSRTKALFKDFTTAFHQADVLVLTDIYAASEQPIEGVSGESLLAEIERHGQRHTRFIPSVENMAESIMGDIGEEDLVLTLGAGNIVRVGEQLLELLKK